From Erigeron canadensis isolate Cc75 chromosome 8, C_canadensis_v1, whole genome shotgun sequence, one genomic window encodes:
- the LOC122611055 gene encoding transcriptional corepressor LEUNIG-like isoform X1: MSQANWEADKMLDVYIHDYLVKRDLKASAQAFQAEGKVSTDPVAIDAPGGFLFEWWSVFWDIFIARTNEKHSEVAASYIETQLIKAREQQQQPQQSPHPQQQQQQQHQQMQMQQMMLQRQAQQAQQQQQQQQQQQQQQQQQQQSAQQQQQRRDGAHLLNGTSNGLVGNEPLMRQNPGTANAMATKMYEDNLKVPLSRDSIDDAAMKQRYGENVGQLLDQKHASVLKSAAVGQPSGLVLHGTSGSMSPQVQGRNQQLPGTTPEIKTDMNPILNPRAAGPEGSLLGIPGSNQGGNNLTLKGWPLTGLEQLRPGLLQQQKSYMQGSQPLHQLQMLTPQHQQQLLLAQQNMTSQSANEESRRLRMLLNNRSMSMGKDGLSNSTGDVVPNLGSSMPVLPRGDPDMLLKLKMAQLQQQQQQQQLQQQNGSQQQQQHLQHSLSAPIIQNSNLNLQQDKILGTSSVTGDGSMSNSFRGNDQAGRKRKQPVSSSGPANSSGTANTAGPSPSSAPSTPSTHTPGDVISMPALPHNGTSSKPLMMFGTDGPPTLTSPSNQLWDDKDFVQADMDRFVEDGSLDDNVESFLSHDETDPRDAVGRCMDVSKEFTFTEVNSVRASASKVVCCHFSSDGKLLASGGHDKKAVLWYTDSLKPKSTLEEHTSMITDVRFSPSMPRLATSSFDKTVRVWDADNPGFSLRNFMGHSASVMSLDFHPNKDDLICSCDGDGEIRYWSINNGSCARVFKGGTAQVRFQPRHGRYLAAAAENIVSILDVETQVCRHSLQGHTKPIHSVCWDPKGEYLASVSEDSVRVWSFMSGNEGECIHDLSCNGNKFHSCVFHPSYASLLVIGCYQSLELWNMSENKTMTLSAHEGLIAGLALSTVTGLVASASHDKIVKLWK; this comes from the exons ATGTCTCAGGCTAACTGGGAAGCTGATAAAAT GTTAGATGTTTATATACATGATTATTTGGTAAAAAGGGATTTAAAAGCCTCTGCTCAGGCATTTCAAGCTGAAGGAAAAGTCTCAACAGACCCTGTTG CTATCGATGCCCCTGGTGGCTTTCTCTTTGAATGGTGGTCGGTTTTTTGGGACATTTTTATAGCAAGGACCAATGAGAAGCACTCGGAAGTTGCAGCTTCTTATATTGAG ACGCAGTTGATTAAAGCTAGAGAACAGCAACAACAACCGCAACAGTCGCCTCATCCAcaacaacagcagcagcaacaacatcAACAGATGCAAATGCAACAGATGATGTTGCAACGCCAGGCTCAACAAGCACAGCAAcagcagcaacagcaacagcagcagcaacaacagcagcagcaacagcaaCAATCAGCACAACAACAGCAACAGAGGAGAGATGGCGCACACCTACTCAACGGAACTTCAAATGGGCTTGTCGGAAACGAACCCCTTATGAGGCAGAATCCCGGAACTGCTAATGCCATGGCTACTAAGATGTACGAGGATAACTTGAAAGTGCCACTTTCAAGGGATTCTATAGATGATGCAGCTATGAAG CAACGATATGGCGAGAATGTTGGACAACTTTTGGACCAGAAACATGCATCGGTTTTGAAATCAGCTGCAGTAGGGCAGCCTTCAGG CCTTGTGTTGCATGGTACTTCTGGCAGCATGTCTCCTCAAGTCCAAGGTCGGAACCAACAACTTCCAGGAACTACTCCG GAGATAAAGACAGATATGAACCCAATATTGAACCCCCGTGCTGCAGGTCCTGAGGGGTCGTTACTTGGAATTCCTG GATCAAATCAAGGGGGTAACAATTTGACATTGAAAGGATGGCCTCTCACG GGTTTAGAGCAACTACGGCCTGGTTTACTACAGCAACAAAAGTCATATATGCAGGGTTCCCAGCCTCTTCATCAGCTACAGATGCTCACACCACAGCATCAGCAGCAGCTTTTGTTAGCACAACAAAATATGACATCACAATCAGCTAACGAAGAAAGCAGAAGGCTGAGAATGCTTCTTAATAATAGGAGTATGAGCATGGGTAAAGATGGTCTCTCTAATTCCACGGGTGATGTGGTTCCGAATCTTGGATCATCTATGCCTGTTCTACCACGTGGGGATCCAGATATGTTACTTAAA CTAAAGATGGCTCAGttacagcagcagcagcaacagcaacagCTGCAGCAACAAAACGGTagccagcagcagcagcagcatctTCAGCATTCTCTTTCTGCTCCAATAATTCAGAATTCTAATCTAAATCTTCAACAAGATAAGATATTGGGGACAAGCAGTGTAACTGGTGATGGCAGCATGTCAAACTCCTTTAGAGGAAATGATCAG GCTGGAAGAAAGAGGAAGCAGCCCGTGTCATCTTCGGGACCTGCAAACAGTTCTGGAACTGCAAACACCGCAGGACCATCACCAAGTTCAGCACCTTCAACGCCATCAACTCACACACCTGGAGATGTAATATCAATGCCTGCATTGCCACATAATGGGACCTCGTCAAAGCCTTTGATGATGTTTGGCACGGATGGTCCCCCCACTCTTACCTCCCCATCAAATCAATTG TGGGATGATAAGGACTTTGTGCAGGCTGACATGGATCGTTTTGTGGAGGACGGATCTCTTGATGATAATGTCGAGTCTTTTTTATCTCATGATGAGACTGATCCAAGGGATGCTGTTGGCCGTTGTATGGATGTAAGCAAAG AGTTCACATTTACAGAGGTGAATTCTGTTCGTGCCAGTGCGAGCAAGGTAGTCTGCTGCCATTTTTCTTCAGATGGTAAACTTCTCGCGAGTGGTGGCCATGATAAAAAG GCTGTATTGTGGTATACAGATTCACTAAAACCAAAGAGCACTCTTGAAGAACATACATCAATGATTACAGATGTACGCTTCAGCCCAAGCATGCCACGACTTGCAACATCATCTTTTGATAAAACAGTCCGTGTTTGGGATGCTGATAAT CCTGGGTTTTCATTACGTAACTTTATGGGGCATTCTGCATCTGTGATGTCATTGGACTTTCACCCTAATAAAGATGACCTGATATGCTCATGCGATGGGGATGGGGAAATCAGGTACTGGAGCATAAATAATGGTAGCTGTGCACGTGTATTTAAG GGTGGGACGGCTCAAGTGAGATTCCAGCCACGCCACGGAAGATATCTTGCAGCTGCAGCAGAGAACATCGTGTCAATACTGGATGTGGAGACACAAGTTTGTCGACATTCTTTACAG GGACATACTAAACCAATTCATTCTGTTTGTTGGGACCCAAAAGGCGAGTATCTAGCATCTGTTAGTGAGGATTCCGTTAGGGTGTGGTCCTTTATGTCCGGAAATGAAGGAGAGTGTATACATGACCTCAGCTGTAATGGAAACAAGTTCCATTCTTGTGTCTTCCATCCTAGTTATGCTTCGTTGTTGGTCATTGGCTGTTACCAG TCTTTGGAGCTATGGAACATGTCAGAGAACAAGACAATGACATTGTCAGCACATGAAGGGCTAATTGCTGGTTTGGCATTGTCGACGGTTACAGGTTTGGTAGCTTCAGCTAGCCATGATAAAATTGTTAAACTTTGGAAGTGA
- the LOC122611056 gene encoding NADP-dependent malic enzyme-like codes for MLGSSYYFQTLSKKYNSKRLANYSLQFLMLTSSSSFKRLNSLLSGVLGDRVGRKSSLSVMAGNEDDTNTANDDDDDDQPFTPWVVSVASGHTLLRSPQHNKGLAFTEKERDAHYLRGLLPPAVFTQELQEKRTLHILRQYQVPLHRYIAMMDLQETNEKLFYKLLINNVEELLPIVYTPTVGEACQKYGSIYRRPQGLYISLKDKGNILEVLKNWPEKNIQVIVVTDGERILGLGDLGCQGMGIPVGKLSLYTALGGVRPSVCLPITIDVGTKNETLLNDEFYIGLKQKRATGEEYEELLEEFMTAVKKNYGEKVLIQFEDFANHNAFDLLVKYRTSHLVFNDDIQGTACVVLGGLLSALKLIGGTLSDHTFLFLGAGEAGTGIAELISLEILKKTKLTVEESRQKIWLVDSKGLIVSSRKDSLQHFKQPWAHDHEPVTGLLEAVKAIKPTILIGTSGVGKQFTKEVIETMASINAKPLIMALSNPTSQSECTAEEAYTWSQGHAIFASGSPFDPVIYDGKEFVPGQANNAYIFPGFGLGLIMCGAIRVHDEFLLAAAEALASQVTEEDYAKGIIYPSFRNIRKISATIAAKVASRAYEYGLASHLPRPSNLVKFAESCMYSPTYRNYR; via the exons ATGTTGGGAAGTAGTTACTACTTTCAAACATTGAGCAAAAAATATAACTCTAAAAGACTTGCCAATTATTCCTTGCAGTTCTTAATGCTCACCTCTTCATCATCCTTCAAAAGACTCAATTCTCtg TTGTCAGGTGTATTGGGAGATAGAGTAGGGAGGAAGAGTAGTCTATCAGTGATGGCGGGTAATGAAGATGACACTAACACCgccaatgatgatgatgacgatgatcaACCATTTACTCCTTGGGTTGTCTCTGTTGCCAG TGGGCACACTTTGTTGCGCAGCCCGCAACATAACAAAGGGCTTGCTTTCacagagaaagaaagagatgcTCATTACTTGCGAGGGCTTTTGCCTCCTGCGGTATTCACACAAGAACTCCAA GAAAAAAGAACTTTGCACATACTCCGCCAATATCAAGTTCCGTTGCATAGATATATAGCCATGATGGATCTTCAG GAAACCaatgaaaaattattttacaaGCTTCTTATTAATAATGTCGAGGAATTACTCCCTATAGTCTACACTCCAACTGTTGGTGAAGCTTGCCAGAAATATGGCAGCATTTACCGGCGTCCACAGGGACTTTATATCAGCTTGAAAGACAA GGGAAACATTCTTGAGGTGCTGAAAAATTGGCCAGAGAAGAACATCCAAGTTATTGTTGTAACCGATGGTGAGCGTATATTGGGGCTAGGCGACCTCGGTTGCCAG GGTATGGGAATACCCGTCGGAAAACTGTCTTTGTATACCGCACTTGGAGGAGTTCGCCCTTCAGTC TGCTTACCCATAACAATTGATGTTGGCACAAAAAATGAGACATTGTTAAACGATGAGTTCTACATTGGTCTCAAACAGAAAAGAGCAACCGGAGAG GAATATGAGGAATTGTTAGAGGAGTTCATGACTGCTGTCAAAAAGAATTATGGAGAAAAAGTTCTCATTCAG TTTGAAGATTTCGCCAACCACAATGCATTTGATTTGCTGGTTAAATATCGAACAAGTCATCTTGTTTTTAACGATGATATTCAG GGTACTGCATGTGTTGTGCTAGGAGGTTTGCTTTCAGCTTTAAAATTAATTGGAGGGACTCTATCTGATCATACATTCTTATTTCTGGGTGCCGGAGAG GCTGGTACTGGTATAGCGGAGCTAATTTCACTTGAGATATTGAAGAAG ACAAAATTGACTGTGGAAGAGTCTCGACAGAAAATCTGGCTAGTGGACTCAAAG GGCTTGATTGTTAGTTCGCGCAAAGATTCCCTTCAACATTTTAAACAACCATGGGCTCATGACCATGAACCGGTTACAGGACTTTTGGAAGCCGTGAAG GCAATTAAGCCAACAATATTAATCGGAACATCAGGAGTGGGGAAGCAGTTTACAAAAGAAGTTATTGAGACCATGGCGTCTATTAATGCA AAACCTCTCATTATGGCTCTCTCTAATCCAACGTCACAGTCTGAGTGTACTGCTGAAGAAGCTTATACATGGAGCCAA GGTCATGCAATATTTGCTAGTGGAAGCCCATTTGATCCTGTCATATATGATGGCAAAGAGTTTGTTCCGGGACAG GCAAACAACGCTTACATATTTCCTGGATTTGGTTTGGGGTTGATCATGTGTGGAGCAATCCGTGTGCACGATGAGTTCCTCTTGGCAGCAG CGGAAGCTTTGGCATCTCAAGTGACCGAAGAAGACTATGCCAAGGGTATTATCTATCCCAGTTTCAGGAATATCAGAAAGATTTCAGCAACTATTGCTGCAAAAGTAGCTTCCAGGGCATATGAATATG GTTTAGCGTCTCATCTCCCTCGTCCTAGCAATCTTGTTAAATTCGCAGAGAGTTGCATGTATTCTCCGACCTACCGTAATTATcgttaa
- the LOC122578807 gene encoding casein kinase 1-like protein HD16 — MNMDSGPEPPTEEPEDDDPSTAPLPDTVQFGGSPSYKVEKKLGKGGFGQVYVGRHINPPLPHELTGPGAVEVALKFEHKSSKGCNYGPPYEWQVYNALGGSHGVPRVHYKGRQGDYYIMIMDMLGPSLWDVWSNNSHSMSIEMVACIAIEAISILEKIHSQGYVHGDVKPENFLLGHPGSVDEKKLFLVDLGLATKWRDTSSGLHVEYDQRPDVFRGTVRYASVHAHLGRTGSRRDDLESLAYTLIFLLRGRLPWQGFQGENKGFLVSKKKMATSPESLCLFCPAPFRHFVEHVVNLKFDEEPDYAKYISLFDGIVGPNPDIRPINTDGAQKLVHQVGHKRARLTLEEGGDEQPTKKIRLGMPATQWISVYNARRPMKQRYHYNVADSRLAQHIEKGIEDGLLISSVASCSNLWAIIMDAGTGFSSQIYQLSPMFLNKDWIMEQWEKNYYISSVAGANNGSSLVVMSMGTHYIQQSYKVSEFFPFKWINKKWREGFHVTSMATAGSRWAIVMSRGSGFSEQVVELDFLYPSEGIHRRWDAGYRITATAATWDQSAFVLSVPRRKPADETQETLRTSAFPSTHVKEKWAKNLYIASMCYGRTVS, encoded by the exons atgaatatgGATAGCGGTCCAGAACCACCAACTGAAGAACCAGAAGATGATGACCCCTCTACTGCTCCACTTCCCGATACA GTCCAGTTTGGTGGTTCTCCGTCGTATAAGGTTGAGAAGAAGCTCGGAAAGGGGGGATTTGGGCAAGTATATGTAGGCCGTCATATCAATCCACCACTTCCGCACGAACTCACTGGGCCTGGAGCAGTTGAG GTTGCGTTGAAGTTTGAACACAAAAGCAGCAAAGGATGTAACTACGGACCACCATATGAATGGCAAGTCTATAA TGCACTTGGTGGAAGCCATGGCGTGCCTCGTGTTCATTATAAGGGAAGGCAGGGTGATTACTATATAATG ATCATGGATATGCTTGGACCTAGCTTATGGGATGTCTGGAGTAACAACTCGCACTC GATGTCAATTGAAATGGTTGCTTGTATTGCCATTGAAGCCATATCTATATTAGAGAAGATCCACTCCCAAGG GTATGTGCATGGTGATGTTAAACCTGAGAATTTTTTGCTTGGTCACCCTGGATCAGTAGATGAGAAGAAGCTGTTTCTTGTTGATCTTGGTTTAG CTACCAAGTGGCGAGATACTTCATCTGGACTGCATGTTGAATATGACCAACGACCAGATGTGTTTAG GGGAACCGTCCGCTATGCAAGTGTGCATGCTCATCTTGGAAGAACTGGAAGTCGACGGGATGATTTGGAGTCCCTTGCTTATACACTTATATTCCTTCTCCGTGGACGTCTTCCATGGCAAGGATTCCAG GGTGAAAATAAAGGATTTCTTGTAAGCAAGAAGAAGATGGCAACTTCTCCTGAATCCCTTTGCCTCTTCTGTCCAGCCCCTTTTCGGCATTTTGTTGAACACGTTGTCAATTTGAAGTTTGACGAGGAGCCTGATTATGCAAAGTACATCTCACTTTTTGATGGTATAGTTGGTCCAAATCCAGATATTAGACCAATCAACACTGATGGTGCTCAGAAG CTTGTGCATCAAGTTGGACACAAGAGAGCAAGATTGACGCTTGAGGAAGGTGGTGATGAACAACCGACAAAGAAAATTCGCCTGGGAATGCCTGCAACTCAATGGATAAGTGTATATAATGCTCGGCGTCCAATGAAGCAGAG ATACCACTATAATGTGGCAGATTCTAGACTTGCTCAACATATCGAGAAAGGAATTGAAGATGGGCTATTAATCAGCAGTGTGGCTTCTTGCTCAAACCTATGGGCTATTATCATGGATGCTGGCACCGGATTCAGCTCTCAAATTTACCAACTCTCCCCTATGTTTCTTAACAAG GATTGGATTATGGAGCAGTGGGAGAAGAATTATTACATTAGTTCAGTAGCAGGCGCTAACAATGGGAGCTCGTTAGTTGTAATGTCAATGG GTACCCATTACATTCAGCAGTCATATAAAGTCAGCGAATTTTTTCCGTTCAAGTGGATAAATAAGAAATGGAGAGAGGGGTTCCATGTCACTTCTATGGCAACTGCAGGTAGTAGATGGGCAATTGTTATGTCCCGTGGCTCTGGATTTTCTGAACAG GTAGTGGAACTAGACTTTTTGTATCCAAGTGAAGGTATTCATAGAAGATGGGATGCCGGATATAGGATAACAGCTACTGCAGCCACATGGGACCAATCTGCTTTTGTTCTTAGTGTGCCGAGGAGAAAACCTGCAGATGAGACACAGGAGACTCTGAGGACTTCAGCCTTCCCCAGCACACATGTTAAG GAAAAATGGGCAAAGAACCTTTATATAGCTTCTATGTGTTATGGTCGAACTGTCTCATGA
- the LOC122611055 gene encoding transcriptional corepressor LEUNIG-like isoform X2 yields MSQANWEADKMLDVYIHDYLVKRDLKASAQAFQAEGKVSTDPVAIDAPGGFLFEWWSVFWDIFIARTNEKHSEVAASYIETQLIKAREQQQQPQQSPHPQQQQQQQHQQMQMQQMMLQRQAQQAQQQQQQQQQQQQQQQQQQQSAQQQQQRRDGAHLLNGTSNGLVGNEPLMRQNPGTANAMATKMYEDNLKVPLSRDSIDDAAMKQRYGENVGQLLDQKHASVLKSAAVGQPSGLVLHGTSGSMSPQVQGRNQQLPGTTPEIKTDMNPILNPRAAGPEGSLLGIPGSNQGGNNLTLKGWPLTGLEQLRPGLLQQQKSYMQGSQPLHQLQMLTPQHQQQLLLAQQNMTSQSANEESRRLRMLLNNRSMSMGKDGLSNSTGDVVPNLGSSMPVLPRGDPDMLLKLKMAQLQQQQQQQQLQQQNGSQQQQQHLQHSLSAPIIQNSNLNLQQDKILGTSSVTGDGSMSNSFRGNDQAGRKRKQPVSSSGPANSSGTANTAGPSPSSAPSTPSTHTPGDVISMPALPHNGTSSKPLMMFGTDGPPTLTSPSNQLADMDRFVEDGSLDDNVESFLSHDETDPRDAVGRCMDVSKEFTFTEVNSVRASASKVVCCHFSSDGKLLASGGHDKKAVLWYTDSLKPKSTLEEHTSMITDVRFSPSMPRLATSSFDKTVRVWDADNPGFSLRNFMGHSASVMSLDFHPNKDDLICSCDGDGEIRYWSINNGSCARVFKGGTAQVRFQPRHGRYLAAAAENIVSILDVETQVCRHSLQGHTKPIHSVCWDPKGEYLASVSEDSVRVWSFMSGNEGECIHDLSCNGNKFHSCVFHPSYASLLVIGCYQSLELWNMSENKTMTLSAHEGLIAGLALSTVTGLVASASHDKIVKLWK; encoded by the exons ATGTCTCAGGCTAACTGGGAAGCTGATAAAAT GTTAGATGTTTATATACATGATTATTTGGTAAAAAGGGATTTAAAAGCCTCTGCTCAGGCATTTCAAGCTGAAGGAAAAGTCTCAACAGACCCTGTTG CTATCGATGCCCCTGGTGGCTTTCTCTTTGAATGGTGGTCGGTTTTTTGGGACATTTTTATAGCAAGGACCAATGAGAAGCACTCGGAAGTTGCAGCTTCTTATATTGAG ACGCAGTTGATTAAAGCTAGAGAACAGCAACAACAACCGCAACAGTCGCCTCATCCAcaacaacagcagcagcaacaacatcAACAGATGCAAATGCAACAGATGATGTTGCAACGCCAGGCTCAACAAGCACAGCAAcagcagcaacagcaacagcagcagcaacaacagcagcagcaacagcaaCAATCAGCACAACAACAGCAACAGAGGAGAGATGGCGCACACCTACTCAACGGAACTTCAAATGGGCTTGTCGGAAACGAACCCCTTATGAGGCAGAATCCCGGAACTGCTAATGCCATGGCTACTAAGATGTACGAGGATAACTTGAAAGTGCCACTTTCAAGGGATTCTATAGATGATGCAGCTATGAAG CAACGATATGGCGAGAATGTTGGACAACTTTTGGACCAGAAACATGCATCGGTTTTGAAATCAGCTGCAGTAGGGCAGCCTTCAGG CCTTGTGTTGCATGGTACTTCTGGCAGCATGTCTCCTCAAGTCCAAGGTCGGAACCAACAACTTCCAGGAACTACTCCG GAGATAAAGACAGATATGAACCCAATATTGAACCCCCGTGCTGCAGGTCCTGAGGGGTCGTTACTTGGAATTCCTG GATCAAATCAAGGGGGTAACAATTTGACATTGAAAGGATGGCCTCTCACG GGTTTAGAGCAACTACGGCCTGGTTTACTACAGCAACAAAAGTCATATATGCAGGGTTCCCAGCCTCTTCATCAGCTACAGATGCTCACACCACAGCATCAGCAGCAGCTTTTGTTAGCACAACAAAATATGACATCACAATCAGCTAACGAAGAAAGCAGAAGGCTGAGAATGCTTCTTAATAATAGGAGTATGAGCATGGGTAAAGATGGTCTCTCTAATTCCACGGGTGATGTGGTTCCGAATCTTGGATCATCTATGCCTGTTCTACCACGTGGGGATCCAGATATGTTACTTAAA CTAAAGATGGCTCAGttacagcagcagcagcaacagcaacagCTGCAGCAACAAAACGGTagccagcagcagcagcagcatctTCAGCATTCTCTTTCTGCTCCAATAATTCAGAATTCTAATCTAAATCTTCAACAAGATAAGATATTGGGGACAAGCAGTGTAACTGGTGATGGCAGCATGTCAAACTCCTTTAGAGGAAATGATCAG GCTGGAAGAAAGAGGAAGCAGCCCGTGTCATCTTCGGGACCTGCAAACAGTTCTGGAACTGCAAACACCGCAGGACCATCACCAAGTTCAGCACCTTCAACGCCATCAACTCACACACCTGGAGATGTAATATCAATGCCTGCATTGCCACATAATGGGACCTCGTCAAAGCCTTTGATGATGTTTGGCACGGATGGTCCCCCCACTCTTACCTCCCCATCAAATCAATTG GCTGACATGGATCGTTTTGTGGAGGACGGATCTCTTGATGATAATGTCGAGTCTTTTTTATCTCATGATGAGACTGATCCAAGGGATGCTGTTGGCCGTTGTATGGATGTAAGCAAAG AGTTCACATTTACAGAGGTGAATTCTGTTCGTGCCAGTGCGAGCAAGGTAGTCTGCTGCCATTTTTCTTCAGATGGTAAACTTCTCGCGAGTGGTGGCCATGATAAAAAG GCTGTATTGTGGTATACAGATTCACTAAAACCAAAGAGCACTCTTGAAGAACATACATCAATGATTACAGATGTACGCTTCAGCCCAAGCATGCCACGACTTGCAACATCATCTTTTGATAAAACAGTCCGTGTTTGGGATGCTGATAAT CCTGGGTTTTCATTACGTAACTTTATGGGGCATTCTGCATCTGTGATGTCATTGGACTTTCACCCTAATAAAGATGACCTGATATGCTCATGCGATGGGGATGGGGAAATCAGGTACTGGAGCATAAATAATGGTAGCTGTGCACGTGTATTTAAG GGTGGGACGGCTCAAGTGAGATTCCAGCCACGCCACGGAAGATATCTTGCAGCTGCAGCAGAGAACATCGTGTCAATACTGGATGTGGAGACACAAGTTTGTCGACATTCTTTACAG GGACATACTAAACCAATTCATTCTGTTTGTTGGGACCCAAAAGGCGAGTATCTAGCATCTGTTAGTGAGGATTCCGTTAGGGTGTGGTCCTTTATGTCCGGAAATGAAGGAGAGTGTATACATGACCTCAGCTGTAATGGAAACAAGTTCCATTCTTGTGTCTTCCATCCTAGTTATGCTTCGTTGTTGGTCATTGGCTGTTACCAG TCTTTGGAGCTATGGAACATGTCAGAGAACAAGACAATGACATTGTCAGCACATGAAGGGCTAATTGCTGGTTTGGCATTGTCGACGGTTACAGGTTTGGTAGCTTCAGCTAGCCATGATAAAATTGTTAAACTTTGGAAGTGA